GGATCTATGGAGGAGATGGGGTAGATGGATGGAAGAGTGGGGATCTCGGATTAGACGAACTCGACGCCACTGGCTGACCCGATTCAACCAAAGGAGGGATTTACGGGACCTCTCGCCCACACCACCAGGATACGGGGTGGAGATCAACCCACCGACCGGAATTACGAATCGAAGATCGAAGCCGAGCGGAATCGAGAGCGGAGGCCGAGGATAAACCGTCTCTGATACCACTGTAACACCCGTGGCCATCGACGTGAGCACTACAAGGGCACAGATCAGGGAGAGGGAAAACGCCGGCGAGGTAGCCCCCTGCCTTAGCGTGGTTCGTATTACTTTTCTTCGATACCGAGTCTCTTACAGAGTTCTGGCATTTGTATGCCGGTAACACGACGCTGTCCTATGGCCCACTTGACAGACTCTGATTACAAAGCAACAATGCAAAATACGCCAAGCTAAAGAGAAGACGTCTTGTGCCCTGCTGTGTCACATGTGACACTTCTCCTCCCCGTTCGCTCGCCAGAAGGAAGAGACCAGCACCGGAAGAGGCCGGCGCCGCCCAGCTCCTTCCCGTGCCCCACATCCTTCCCAGCCCCCGCATCCCGTCTCGCTGCCGGCCGCCGGCTGCTCTCTTGACTCCTCGCGCGTGGGGGCGGGCCGCCGCCGTGGTCCATTTAACGGTGTTGCTAACAGCTGGTGACGGAAATGACAAATAGAGAAACACAAATTTTATCTGATGGCAGTGAAGGAATTTTGAAAATTTTAATAGCAACGAAGCAAGTGCTATAATTTTTAGTGACAGTGAAGTGAAGGAATTATCTCCAGCATAGATTGGACCTCCCGTGCAAGTTGCGAGGCAAAGGTCCATGCTCGTGGTTCGCGACCAAAGTCTCCGGTGAACAATTTATCCGTTTGACTCGGGAGCTCGGCTCATCCTTGGCCGGTTCAAACACGGTGGGCCCGGCTCCCGGCATACATTCCAATGCAGCCCACCGGATCAGGTGGACCACTAGCCAGACGTGTCACATTCAGAATCCAGAGCAAGTGGTCAGGTAAACGTAAAACTGATGAGTTCGTACCAGAACCAGCAACACAAAACACAATCATCGTCTCGTCTCAAAGCTGCGTGACAGCGCGAGCGTGAGATAACAAATCTTGTTTAGTGACAAGAAGATTAGATTAGATTAGTGGTGTGGGTGCGCTTACTGTCATCATCAGCAAGTAAAAAGCGGTCAGAGACGGAGAAAGAGGAGCGACCCCTGCCGTCCTTGTTCTCAGATTCACACGGTGAAAGAACACTCCCGAGTCCTTGCAGTAAGGTGTCATGATTGAGCCGACATATTATATTGACCTGTGTTTATTGATGAACAGACGCTAATACACACAGGTCTTGGCTTCACAGCTCTGTTTACACTATTCTTGTGTGTACTAGTACCACCTTCTCAGTTCTCACCTTACAACTTACTATGCATTACTCATTGTCCAACACTGTGTGTATGACCAAGAATTTGCCAGGTGCTGCCAACCAAAACTGGAGGTCATGCCAcgatcctgaaagattacttataCACGTCTAGAAAGCTTTTCGCATAGAAGTGACTTGGTCGGCGGCTCAGTGCATGCTTTTGACATCgtaatcaaaataaaaaaaagcatGCTTTTCACATGGAAAGGGGACACAACCATAAGGGGAAGAATTTTTGCCGGGAAGAAAGAAAGGGAATTGAAAAGGCACCTCAATCAAACTCTTGAGCAGCTCTTGAGACCAACTACGTCACTAATCTCAGTTACACATACATAGCGTCAAAAAAAGTATGCTTCAAGTAAATAAATATCTGCATTTCAAAAGTTGCGGAAAGTATGTATTGTATGATGATCCGTATGTATGTTGTGGTTACTATTCTCACTCTGTGATCATCGATAGCTTGTGTACACATGTCATGGTTCAAACAGAACACGGTTCAGAGCTGGGTTTTGCAAAACAGGAAGACCAGCTAGAAGATGATACACGCACCGTGTAGCCGAGGAATGGATCCCATGCGATAGAGTTACAACAATATGCCACATGACTGGAGCAGCGTTTTACAAGATGTAGATACAGATGGGCCTGCCAAGGAGCCACATCGATTTTTACACGAAGTATGGAATTCACCTGTCCTCTATCGGAACAGCCGCCTGCTGACGGGTGGTGCCAGCCCAGGGATGTCGCGGATGTCCTTGTTGTGTGGGTTCACAATCTGGCAACGGAACAGGATGGACAGCATTCGTCAACAGCCATAATAATAACCAAACAAGCCTGAAAATCCTATACGTTTTTTTTTTGTCGCCTGTCTTTATGGGCTATTTGACTTCTGGATGGCAAACTACTGACAATGACATATCCACCCAGGGGTTTAAGCGATACCATATCTCCTCACTCGTGGTGTACAAggttcctttttcttcttctcttctatTTTCAAATAAGGTGTCTAAGGTTCCTGAACTAGTGTATGCATGATTTTTATGCACATAGAAGAAAGAAAGATGCTGGTGCACGAATGGTTGGACGGTTTGACACGCTAGCCCCGTTGTCTCTAAATTTCTTAACTAGTGTATTTCAGTCAGAGCAAAGTGGTGACAACTATGAGCAACTATTTTGCCCACTTCATCTCCCACAAGAACATTGCCCTTTGAGGACAAATTTTCCACTGAGTTCTGTAAACTTCACATCAAACCAAAAggcctccacaagaacaaagtgCCCTTTGAGGACAAATTCATTTTCCACAGTTCTGTAAACTTCACATCAAACCAAAAGGCCAAAAACGACAGAGTGGTAAAATCATGTAAAGGGGGCTAAGTGTAGGATTGCCAAGCCATTTTAACTGAATCTCATCACAATATTGGATAGATCATTGATGAGTAAGCAAATCTCTGAAGAAGGTAAGCACTCACCTTAACAATTATTATAGCTATGACTCCAGCAACAATGAGAAAAAGCATGGCCATGATGCATCGATCAGTTGCAACCTATTTTAAAAGAATTGATAATATATAAGAAAAGAGTTTGCTAATAAACTAAAGAAACTGTGAGATGAATTTACCTGTCTACCGATTTCTTTCACCAATTGAGATGCCTTTTTGATGGAGAAATGGATGGAATCCAGCTCATTAACAACTCTGCTCATTTGTTCTGTCTGGTGAAGAAGAAATAGCCCAAAATTGCCTTTACATTCCTGATTGGACAGCATAATAGAACAATTGGCTCCTTCTGGAAATAAGAAAAGAAACATACCTGTGCTTTCAGAGCAGCTGCAGTCTCTGTGCCCACATTGATGGTTTCTTGGACAGTCTACAAAATAGACAACAGATCAGCATCAAGAAGCAATGAAGTGTGAATACACTGCCGCTGAGAGGGCATGAGCACAGCAATTTGTGGGAAGACTTGAGAGTCAACAACAAATTGTTCGTGGAAGCTAGGATCATTGAGAAATATAAATATTGAGGTCTTCGGCAGTGGATTGGATTCAATTCCAAACTTAGCACAAAGCATCAAGACTCGAGAGGAGGAAAATAACTTATCTATATCTATACACAAAACAGCTGCGGCCAAAAAAATTCCTCGTCTTCAAccgaaaaaaaaaaggaaagggaAAAAAGGAAAGGGAAGATGAAGAGGGGGCAACACGGCAATGTCAGCATCTTAGCAGCATAATGAGAAACAAAGATCTTAAAAGGATCATGTGTGATGCAAAAGCTCTTTCTGAACACAGATTTTTCAACTTGTTAAACAAGATCAATAGCTGTTCCTAGGAAAATGATGCTATAAGCTCAGATGCAGGTCATAAATAAGTATTAACCTGCTTAGATCGTGCAATAGCTTGATCAGTTTCATCCATAAGTTGATTGCCTTGATCCATTAACTGCTGGTTTGTCATATCTGAGAAAAAGAAACTGCTCAGTTATCTGAAGAGTTGTATAAATCCATGCCTGTGGTATAAGAGGCTTGTTTCTTGCAAAGGTTTCAATAGGTAAACATAACAACCAAAAGGAAATAAGTTTGCCTAATATATTCCTAGCTTGTGAACCTGAAAGAGATCATACAATCACATATTCACATGAGCAAACTTAAAAGGGATGTGATGTCGCCACTTACTTGATGCTAACTGGACATTTTCTTCACCAAAGCCATCTTCAACACTTGGCCCATCAAAAAGATCAATTCTCTTGTTTTCACTTGCCTGTCTGCAGCCCAAGTGATATTTTCAGTAGGTAACATGATATGTTACAGAAAACTGTAAATGCATTGAAAAAGATAAATCTGATGCATAATTTAGTGGCACGAGTTCAATTTGTTACGGATGCAATGCATAAGCTGAAGTTGGATACATTGCGAGAATACAGTGTACTGAGACAGGTCAAAACTCACTGTTTCTTAAGAGCAACGTAGGAGTTCAATTCTTTGATCTGCAAAACAAGATATTCTAGTTAGGAAATGATCCACACATATGACATCTATCATGCAATCAGGTTTTGGCAATAGTACCATTGACTGCTTCCTATCATGCAACATTTTTGCTGTCGTCGGATCAGTATGCCCAGCCTCATCTTTGCTAACTCGCTCGAAATCTTTGATGAGTCTGGATAATCACACATAAATAAAAAGAGCAAAATGTTAGCTTTTTTGAAATTACTCGTCTAAGTCTCCATTTTTCCTAAAAACAAATGTTTGGCCCCGTTAATGCGATTCAAAATACAGAGACTGCAAGTAGCCATGAGCAGCGGAAACAGTGGAACAAGGTATACACAACGCAATATATTTGTCAAGAGATACAGAAATGACTTTGATGGAGAAAAACTATATTGATGTTAGTGTGAGGTAAGCAGCACCACAATGCAACTTATGTACTCATTCCATCAGCATTACTTGCATTTAGCCTTCCGACCACTGTTTTATGAAGGGGACGATGCTAAAAGCTATATATAGAGTAGTACAGAAAGGGAATGGAAGAGAATAAGAGATTGAGCAACCTCTTGCAATCTCGCATCTTGTCAGTAAGCTCTTCAAGCTGCCTGCTGCGGCGGTtggcatccttgatcttctccagCTTCTGGAACCCATTTCTGCAGACAAATCAAGCAAAGCATCAGTCAATCACATCATATATGCTACCATGTCTACACAGATCAAGTAGTAGAACCcgcaagtttttttttcttttttcttccacCCTACAGGTCAACAATTGGGTCTCCAAACTAGTGCCCCACTACCGAAACCGCAGCAAGCAAACTGAGATCTGGCGACCATGCGTGGGCGGCACAAGCAAGCTAGAGCAAGCTCAATCGCAGCAAGCCAAATGGTGTGAGCTTACTGCAATGCGCGGAGGATGTCGCCGATCTGGCCGTCGATCTCGGCCAGCTCCTCGTTGACCGACGCCAAATCCATGTCCTCCTCCCCCTCCGGGTCAGGGCAACCGAGACCCCACGGGGGAAAGCGAAATCCGAACGAAAAGAAGGATCAGGGTCCCCCCGACCCCTCAACCTCGAGCTCCCTGCCTGCCAAACCCCCACCACAGCCGGATCGCCTCGAAGGGGCCCCAACCCCAATGCGGGTCCGGCTGGATTCGCCGGGCGCGGGTCGAGAGGAGGCGATCCAACGCCCGGGGTGGCGGCTGGCAGAGGCGGCGGCGAGGGTCTCCGACAGGGGCGGGCAGGTCGGAGCGGAAGCACGCCGCGCCTTGGCTCTAGCTTGTTTGTTTGGTTTTGCTTTCGCTTTACGGAGGATCTTCCTCGTTGGATTCACACATCCGCATTCGCAGCCGGCATCCCTCCTTTGACTCGTCAATGACTATTCGTCACTTTCGTCAGGGTATATCCTGTCCGTACGATCGTCATCCGGTGCAGCAAACCATCTGGTCAGTTGAAGTGAAACTGAAGCACCTCACGGCAGAGGCGTTATTGCATTTTGTTCGAGCAGGCCCAAACGCTGTTACTAAAACTGAGGATGGtctcaaaaacaaaacaaaaaagttGTTGTCCATGTAGACTTGAATAGTTTGACTATCTACCCAATGTAAAGAATACTCCTTCCAACTCATACGTCCTCTTAGAATTGCTACGAGATTCTTGCTCCTATGCATCCGAATTTTATTACTAATGAAATGAAGAGATAAGAGTACTCATGGAAATTCTATGAATAAACCTTAGGTGCCTTGCCTGGTAAGGTTTTTGCAACATCAATGAGCGTATATAATTGTCAATTGCGAGGAAATGCCTGTTGGCTCTCACAACCCCTTTGTTCAGTACTTCTGTGTTCTTTTGTGAGTTTAAATCCCAAAAGTTTTGGTATTTTTTATGATGATGGACATGAATGTTTATTGCCTTGTTGGAATATACTAGTCCAGCTTAGCATGGACTCCCTCGTATCCATGATTGTTTCTTGATCATTATAGTGTAGCTAGTAAACTTGATGCAACATTTAGTACATGTAGCCTAGTAATTTATCCTAATCATTCTTTTCCTCTCAACCAGTCTCATAGTAGCCCTTACATCGATGTCCACTGTTGGGTCAAAGTTCTTTGTAATAAACCAATGACTATGTTGAGTATGATCTTCCCTATCAAAAACTTCACAAACAGGCACACGCAACCTTCGTCTAAGTGACACCCTAGTTTTGTTATGAGGTAGGATACCTTAACAAGTTGTTTGAAAAGAAGATTATCAACATATATAACACTAAATATAATTATAATTACTATGAAAATATCTTTTGTGGTGAATCTAATGATATTTGTATGGATTCATAAATATTGGTATTTGTTTATATATACTTAGTAAAACATATTAAGACTGTTTGACTTAGGGCAAAGCTTGAATGTCAATCTTTGTTGACGAAGATAGTATTAGGGAACCACATTACAAGAAGACCCTCAAAAGGCGATCAAAATACATCAAGGTCCCTTGTACTTTGACGGTGTTGTATCCTATGCTCACACATATTACTTGTTAAACCATGAAATGGGGCCTAACCACGTAGCGTGCGTCTCGATTTTTGCAAAATCCAAAAATGCACGAGGCTACAACCAACGTGTATGCACGAGGCTACGACCAACATATAAGGGGCTTAAGCCCCTCCCTCCTCTCACACAAATCGACACCAACATCAATAAAGGTCCACAATAGTGTTGACGTTGAAGGTACAAATTTAGGTGCTAGCAAAAAAATTCACCCAGCCACAATAGATGAAAAACGAACTTTTTTTTGTTTTCGCTGCAACGCATGGGCTTAGTGAAAGCAAATTTCCTTATTTGTTTCATCCGTGACCTCCAATTGCTCAAGAGACATTGCTCCTAATTCAAAGTGGTCTTCTTTCTATAAACGTGGGCACCATGGTGCATCAAAAAGCAACTCTAGTCTATTGAGAATGGAAACAAAGTTCTTCACCCTACAATGATAGTCTAGATAGACATAGAATCTCTAGCTTTGTATTTTTTCAATAAAGTTCGTAACAACATCATGCTCTAGCAGCCCAGTGAGGCAGTGACCAATAATATCACAAACAATATCCACTTCACTAGGTACTGTAGAATTTTGATCCATTCCAGCAATATTTCCATATTGCCATACAGCTTGAGGCTCTGTGGTTTTTCTAGGGGCGTGGATAACCAAATTCTCGACACAATGGTACTGGCTAAGTTCAAATATGGGACAAATCTAAGGGGGCTtgagtcccccccccccccccccccccctcttacaCACATTGCATATATAAacgaacaacaacaaaaaaaaaaggcaacAAGAAATGTGCACGATGCTGGAAGACTATGAGTCTGGAAGATAAAAGGtacaagaagaaaagaaaatggaAATGTGGTGGAGGAACAAAATTGGAAGTTAATCCCGGTTTCGAGCTTTTGCAAGAAAGAGAGATGTGAGAGctaggagaaaaagaaaagaaatgatcCATATACATGTGAGGAAACAATAGTTATAGATTTCATTAATCGTCTATGCATGGTGTCAAAGTTAAAGAAAAATATAGGATAAATTCTTTTTAGTGTATAGATAATTGATTTGGGCCTCTTTGATTAAAATCATGTTTCAAAGAGAGATTCATTTGGTCGCCTACTCTAGTGTCACTACCCATAAAAATCCATTAAATTCCACGTCATTAGCCACCAATACAAACCATGTTGGTTTAGCATCTAGCCGTCAAACTCCAGTTTGACGTTCTTTTAGGGCATGAATGTATCACGCTCTGTATAATTTGGTTGCGATCATCCATAGTATATCCTATatcatatactatatatatacacatttgtAGACTAAGGCCACTAACAATCATTTGTTGCTATAAAGCTACAACCACAGTAAGCCATGTCATCTATATTTCATTCTCTACAAATCACATCCCTTCGTGTCctggttctcgtgtagacatggtttctaacttagatcCAATTTCTATggcagtgttcggctggctggctggccagccaccTCACAAAATCATTGTTCATgtcctgccagaacagtatttttctctcacaataatcagccggaacagtattttcagtcctgccgaacaggccctatgatttttgctctctctcttcATTAACTACCTTGTCACGTCAGCAAAACGTTTAGGTGGTAATACGATTAATGTCCATAGAAACTAGGATGGTTTAtgcattgggagtgccctaatGCTATACACCGTTTTAAATCTTAGAGTCTAGACACAAAAGCACGAAGATCTTTTATCAGAATGTTATACAACACACGTGTATTTTAGCACGGAAAATCACATTGATTTTTTATATATCTCTCTCCCGTCCTCTCCCTCTCGGTCTCTCATGAGGCGCGGCCACGCCTCCCTCGACGCCACTGCTCCCGCCACAGTCGCCCCCGCCGGTGCACCGGCAGCCCTCCTCCCCTCTGTCCCTGCGCGGGTGAGTCCTTGCAGTCTCTTCTCTTCCCCTCCCTCCGCAcgcatctctctccctctccgtcTCCCGATGCGGCGCCGCAGCGGCCAGGCCCCGTGGTGGCCGCTGTCCGACGCTACCGCGCGCGCTGTTGTGGCCGAGCGCCCGGTGGTGGGCGCACCTACGGTGCAGCGGCCCCTATCCCTTCCTCCCGCCGCGCACGCGCCGCCAGCCATGGCAGTGGCGATGGCGTCgcctccccgcgcccgcgccggccatggtagtggcggcggtggcggcggcggatctATGATTTATTCTTCCATAGAAAAATTATGATCCTGTTATCTATGGAGGCTGGAGGTAGAAAAATGATAGaggttgttggatcttaatcctatggtgtaaaaaaaattatatattgaAACTGTATAAAACGTATGGTTGTGTACCAGACTCCATTTTATTGCCTTTAAAATCACCGTCTAATCGTCTATGATCCATGATCCATCCAGTGGCGGCTGCCGTCGTAGCCACCCAAACCCCATCAACAAACGGCGCCAACTCCAGACTTGCAGAGGCCAGTGACCACGACGATCTCCGCCATGAagcacctcctcctcccctcccctctcccactcctcctccaccgcccttCCAAGCCCCATCTCCTCCACCCTCGCCGCCGCCTCGTCTCCATCCGCAACGCCGCATCCGGCGGCAGCTCCGGCGAACCCACCCCCGCCGCGGATACGGCCACCGGGACGTCACCGCCGGCCGCTGCCACTGCCAAGCCCGCCGGCGTCAAGGACCGCCTCAAGGCGAGGAACCAGGCCCGCCGGGTCCAGCTGGACTCTCCACcgccggaggtggtggtggcgcccAAGAGGAAGCCCGCCGCGTCGTCGTCATCTCCTGCgccgaagaagaaggagaggcgtAAGGAGTGGGAGGAGATGA
The nucleotide sequence above comes from Miscanthus floridulus cultivar M001 chromosome 18, ASM1932011v1, whole genome shotgun sequence. Encoded proteins:
- the LOC136522557 gene encoding novel plant SNARE 11-like, which codes for MDLASVNEELAEIDGQIGDILRALQNGFQKLEKIKDANRRSRQLEELTDKMRDCKRLIKDFERVSKDEAGHTDPTTAKMLHDRKQSMIKELNSYVALKKQQASENKRIDLFDGPSVEDGFGEENVQLASNMTNQQLMDQGNQLMDETDQAIARSKQTVQETINVGTETAAALKAQTEQMSRVVNELDSIHFSIKKASQLVKEIGRQVATDRCIMAMLFLIVAGVIAIIIVKIVNPHNKDIRDIPGLAPPVSRRLFR
- the LOC136522558 gene encoding uncharacterized protein encodes the protein MKHLLLPSPLPLLLHRPSKPHLLHPRRRLVSIRNAASGGSSGEPTPAADTATGTSPPAAATAKPAGVKDRLKARNQARRVQLDSPPPEVVVAPKRKPAASSSSPAPKKKERRKEWEEMSVGEKAAELYVGEKGLLFWLNKFAYASIFIMVGAWVLFRFVGPSLGLYQLDAPPLPPTAVFGGSP